The following are encoded together in the Myxococcales bacterium genome:
- a CDS encoding methyltransferase domain-containing protein: MDRSARSASPQVRERVSEWHDERRVDYEGELAHVPFHSSMELSATDTGTELEVAIEYQPPLGRLGSFADPLLGPWLERDIRQSLERLRRRFPLPGAAEADVEALYRRRAASYNAMTELYRLLGFDLPRYRRLAADALSLRKGSTVVEIGCGTGANFVNLRKRVGESGRVIGIDLTDAMLAQAADRIRREGWRNVELVRSDAARYEFPSGVDGIVSTLALSLSPAYDQVIERGTRALARGGRWVIFDLKLPDRWPSWLVEAALVVARPYGVELELVDRRAWESLERHLPHTRMRELFFGSAYLAVGWRDDPLGHPL; encoded by the coding sequence GTGGACCGCAGCGCTCGGTCCGCTTCGCCTCAGGTGCGCGAGCGTGTCAGCGAGTGGCACGACGAACGCCGAGTCGACTACGAAGGCGAGCTGGCGCACGTGCCTTTCCACTCCTCGATGGAGCTTTCTGCGACCGACACGGGTACCGAGCTCGAAGTTGCAATCGAATATCAGCCACCGCTCGGACGCCTCGGCAGCTTTGCAGACCCGCTGCTTGGGCCGTGGCTCGAGCGCGACATCCGGCAGTCGCTCGAACGGCTTCGACGCCGTTTCCCTCTGCCGGGCGCCGCCGAAGCCGACGTCGAGGCGCTCTATCGCCGCCGCGCCGCCAGCTACAACGCCATGACAGAGCTCTACCGTCTGCTGGGCTTCGACCTCCCGCGCTACCGGCGCTTGGCGGCCGATGCTCTCTCGCTGCGGAAGGGCTCGACCGTTGTCGAGATCGGGTGCGGTACCGGCGCCAACTTCGTCAACTTGCGAAAACGTGTCGGAGAAAGCGGGCGCGTGATCGGCATCGATCTGACTGACGCCATGCTCGCCCAGGCAGCCGACCGCATCCGCCGGGAGGGTTGGCGCAACGTCGAGCTCGTGCGCTCGGATGCCGCGAGGTACGAGTTCCCAAGTGGCGTCGACGGCATTGTCTCGACGCTGGCGCTCAGCTTGAGCCCGGCCTACGACCAAGTGATCGAGCGCGGCACCCGTGCTCTCGCGCGCGGGGGTCGCTGGGTCATTTTCGACCTGAAGCTGCCCGACCGCTGGCCCTCCTGGCTCGTGGAGGCAGCGCTGGTCGTGGCCCGTCCCTACGGCGTCGAGCTCGAGCTCGTCGACCGGCGCGCTTGGGAGTCACTCGAGCGGCACCTGCCCCATACTCGGATGCGCGAGCTATTCTTCGGAAGCGCGTACCTGGCCGTCGGTTGGCGCGATGACCCACTCGGTCACCCGCTGTAA
- a CDS encoding type II restriction endonuclease — MSGSPLRTLIVRWREDPAGAYHAWFLWEERLKNFRSIRRGIAEVIHEIEAGTFGNVYKGSSLETVVGSIAEQRQIFRGADHAFLWKPKLRIPDIYEAPENQRAFGAFLATCACCAGGDPLVLAIRQLDAKRIKGLGPAVANLLYFLHPTLMPPFNTAIVKGYNALTGARVKLGSWEEYLAMREGILRLNADHRDLLSNDLGAIGGVLFDVGSGRYLAPPRESDAEARAAWAADLLKVREETATQRKASAAARDGDRTHTEIQGWLRDLGRSLGFGVWVAANDRNRPFADGRLADGCVESLAAEITSAPGADAVRLIDVLWLDPESGGVQAAFEVEHTTSIYSGIVRLLDLALGASGEATRALYLVAPDKREDEVRAQLQRPAFHHVRELQVRFLPYSELEENRGMMARFGAGLKAIEAVSRVLV; from the coding sequence ATGTCAGGGTCGCCGCTCCGAACGCTGATCGTGCGCTGGCGTGAGGATCCGGCCGGGGCGTACCACGCCTGGTTCCTGTGGGAAGAGCGGCTGAAGAACTTCCGCTCGATTCGGCGGGGGATCGCCGAGGTCATCCACGAGATCGAAGCGGGGACGTTCGGCAACGTCTACAAGGGGTCTTCACTCGAGACGGTGGTTGGCTCGATCGCCGAGCAGCGTCAGATCTTCCGCGGCGCCGACCACGCGTTCTTGTGGAAGCCGAAGCTCCGGATCCCCGACATCTACGAGGCTCCCGAAAATCAGCGAGCGTTTGGCGCATTCCTGGCGACCTGCGCTTGTTGCGCGGGCGGCGACCCACTGGTGCTTGCGATACGGCAGCTCGACGCAAAGCGGATCAAGGGCCTCGGCCCGGCCGTAGCGAATCTCCTCTACTTCTTGCACCCGACGCTGATGCCCCCGTTCAACACGGCGATCGTCAAGGGCTACAACGCGCTGACGGGGGCGCGCGTGAAGCTCGGTTCATGGGAGGAGTACCTCGCGATGCGAGAAGGTATCCTCCGGCTGAACGCTGACCATCGCGACCTGTTGTCGAACGACCTCGGAGCGATCGGCGGCGTGCTGTTCGACGTGGGCTCGGGGCGGTACCTTGCACCACCCCGCGAGAGCGACGCCGAGGCGCGCGCCGCGTGGGCAGCGGACCTGCTGAAGGTCCGTGAAGAGACGGCGACACAGCGCAAGGCGAGCGCGGCAGCGCGAGACGGGGACAGGACGCACACCGAGATCCAGGGCTGGCTTCGCGATCTGGGCCGCTCGCTGGGATTCGGCGTTTGGGTTGCTGCCAACGACCGCAATCGTCCCTTCGCGGACGGCAGGCTCGCGGACGGGTGCGTGGAGTCGCTGGCCGCCGAGATCACGAGCGCTCCGGGTGCCGACGCCGTTCGACTCATCGACGTCTTGTGGTTGGATCCGGAATCGGGCGGTGTTCAGGCCGCCTTCGAGGTTGAGCACACGACCTCGATTTACTCGGGGATCGTCCGATTGCTGGACCTGGCGCTCGGAGCTTCCGGGGAAGCGACGCGCGCGCTCTACCTCGTGGCGCCGGACAAACGCGAAGACGAAGTACGCGCTCAGCTTCAGCGTCCGGCGTTCCATCACGTGAGAGAGCTGCAAGTCCGGTTTCTGCCCTACAGCGAGCTCGAGGAGAACCGTGGGATGATGGCGCGGTTCGGCGCGGGCCTAAAGGCCATCGAGGCCGTTTCGCGGGTCTTGGTCTGA
- a CDS encoding cation transporter: MKTSVIEVHDMLSVWSVDGVEERIGKVPGVESVTVNHAAGSATVRYDETRLEIADIKSAVRQRGYDSAAPAAASTGGHEGHAASDATPAAPARPKTPPASPAGALSAEPAKQGTASSAVAPVPAGAPSATAAKQDKAAPE; this comes from the coding sequence ATGAAAACCAGCGTCATTGAAGTGCACGACATGCTGTCGGTGTGGAGCGTGGACGGGGTAGAAGAGCGGATCGGCAAAGTGCCGGGTGTCGAAAGCGTGACGGTAAATCACGCTGCGGGGAGTGCCACTGTGCGCTACGACGAAACCCGACTCGAGATTGCCGATATCAAATCGGCTGTGCGCCAACGCGGATATGACTCCGCCGCGCCGGCCGCCGCTTCGACGGGCGGACACGAAGGCCACGCCGCATCGGACGCGACGCCTGCTGCCCCCGCAAGGCCGAAGACGCCGCCGGCCTCACCTGCGGGCGCCCTTTCTGCGGAACCCGCAAAGCAAGGCACCGCGTCTTCGGCGGTGGCACCTGTGCCCGCGGGCGCCCCTTCCGCGACTGCCGCAAAGCAAGACAAGGCGGCGCCAGAATGA
- a CDS encoding cation-translocating P-type ATPase: MKTSVIGTHAMLSVWSVEEVERRIGEVPGVASVTVNVAARSATVRYDETRLDVGDIKSVVRQRGYESAAPATTSASDGHEGHPAPGRPGSAPAAPAAATEKSAPDAAAAAPVSGTDAVKADSPHAKSGDAVAAELGVDPQNGLSDAESATLRASVGPNSLPPPKRAPLWRRIVSQISSPIVLTLLGAAVISVVVGARGSAADGLFTRYGDAIAILLIVLLNAALGFVQESKAESAVSALGKLSVPRARVRREGRTVTLSAEELVPGDILELEAGDAIPADARLLEMTELQVQEASLTGESLPVEKDAGPVFAGETPLADRLNMVFLGTAVVGGRATAVVTATGARTELGRIGTLITSATKETTPLEAMLEKFGRRVLVVCLALSLLLFLWGLARPWIFSGSVAQPWHLLLLAAVSLAVAAIPEGLPAITTITLALGTQRLAKRGAIVRHLPAVETLGAATFICTDKTGTLTQNLMMARAVWTLDGSYAVEGDGYAPEGSVHSAESQPNAPPLAPELLLGALVCNHAALEQEANAWRPVGDPTEAALVTLAARGGLSTDQVRSQYPIVQEIPFGSARLRMTVFTEAGGKRLAWMKGAFDVVLDHCATVARTAGPMALTPALRAAVEAGAEQLAQSGLRVLAIAYRADPEGDVEAGLTFLGLVGLMDPPRAGVKEAIVLCQCAGIVVAMITGDHPTTATAIAKEIGLFRTGDVTMTGAELDALSDDEFRSRVEPARIFAQTSPEQKLRIVRAFKALGHVVAMTGDGVNDAPALREAHIGVAMGLGGTDVARQAADIVLADDDFSTIVHAIREGRVIYRNIQKFIFFLLSANAGLSGAVFLAAIISDWPPFTPLMLLWVNLVTNGLPALALGIDPTKEDVMTTAPRALGQPLLLTKDWVAIGVVGVLMTATSALFHVHPSSPPELMLRARALGFTYLALGALLHAFSCSSAGSVVFKLSVFKRPLTIAIVVSAAVHAVAVLVPPLRPVFKTYPLDWADVAKLSVACLAVVPAFELWKWLARIRARSTPSLAAQGS; the protein is encoded by the coding sequence ATGAAAACGAGCGTCATTGGAACGCACGCCATGCTGTCGGTGTGGAGCGTGGAGGAAGTGGAAAGGCGGATTGGCGAGGTGCCGGGTGTCGCAAGCGTGACGGTGAATGTCGCCGCGCGGAGTGCCACTGTGCGCTACGACGAAACGCGACTCGATGTCGGCGATATCAAGTCGGTCGTGCGCCAGCGCGGGTACGAGTCCGCCGCGCCCGCGACCACCTCAGCGAGCGACGGTCACGAAGGCCACCCCGCGCCAGGCCGGCCGGGTTCCGCGCCGGCCGCGCCTGCGGCCGCCACGGAGAAATCAGCTCCAGACGCTGCTGCTGCCGCGCCGGTGTCCGGAACCGACGCGGTGAAGGCCGATAGCCCTCACGCCAAGAGCGGCGATGCAGTCGCCGCCGAGCTGGGCGTGGACCCGCAGAATGGACTCTCGGACGCCGAGAGCGCGACGCTGCGCGCGAGCGTTGGGCCGAACTCGCTCCCGCCGCCGAAGCGCGCGCCGCTCTGGCGTCGAATTGTGTCTCAGATCTCGAGCCCCATCGTGCTCACGCTCCTGGGCGCCGCCGTGATCAGCGTCGTGGTGGGAGCGAGGGGCTCCGCCGCAGACGGCCTCTTTACCCGATACGGGGATGCGATAGCGATCCTTCTGATCGTGCTGCTCAACGCCGCTCTCGGGTTCGTGCAGGAATCGAAGGCCGAGTCCGCGGTGAGCGCGCTCGGGAAGCTGTCGGTCCCTCGCGCACGCGTGCGGCGCGAAGGGCGCACCGTCACGCTCTCGGCGGAAGAGCTCGTGCCGGGGGACATCTTGGAGCTCGAGGCGGGCGACGCGATTCCCGCGGACGCGCGACTCCTCGAGATGACGGAGCTGCAAGTCCAGGAAGCCTCGCTGACCGGGGAGAGCCTGCCGGTCGAGAAGGACGCGGGGCCCGTCTTCGCCGGCGAGACGCCGCTCGCCGATCGTCTGAACATGGTCTTTCTCGGCACCGCGGTGGTTGGGGGGCGCGCCACCGCTGTGGTCACCGCGACGGGCGCCCGGACGGAGCTTGGTCGGATCGGCACGCTGATCACGTCCGCAACCAAGGAGACGACGCCGCTCGAGGCGATGCTCGAGAAGTTCGGACGGCGCGTGCTCGTGGTTTGCCTGGCCCTGTCGCTCTTGCTCTTTCTCTGGGGGCTCGCTCGGCCGTGGATCTTCTCGGGTTCGGTCGCACAACCTTGGCATCTCCTCTTGCTCGCGGCGGTCAGCTTGGCGGTGGCCGCTATTCCCGAAGGGCTTCCCGCGATCACGACGATCACCCTCGCCCTCGGGACGCAGCGCCTCGCGAAGCGTGGAGCCATCGTTCGCCACTTGCCCGCGGTCGAGACGCTGGGCGCGGCCACCTTCATCTGCACCGACAAGACGGGGACGCTCACCCAGAACCTGATGATGGCGCGGGCCGTGTGGACGCTCGACGGGAGCTACGCCGTGGAAGGAGACGGGTACGCGCCCGAGGGCTCGGTGCACTCCGCCGAGTCGCAGCCCAACGCTCCTCCACTAGCGCCCGAGCTACTCCTCGGCGCGCTGGTCTGCAACCACGCAGCTCTCGAGCAGGAAGCCAACGCCTGGCGCCCGGTGGGGGACCCGACCGAGGCCGCGCTGGTGACGCTCGCGGCGCGCGGCGGTCTCTCGACCGACCAAGTTCGCAGTCAGTATCCCATCGTCCAGGAGATCCCCTTCGGGAGCGCGCGCCTGCGTATGACAGTGTTCACCGAGGCGGGTGGCAAACGCCTCGCGTGGATGAAGGGCGCGTTCGACGTCGTCCTCGATCACTGCGCGACGGTCGCGCGCACGGCGGGGCCGATGGCACTCACCCCAGCGCTTCGCGCCGCGGTCGAGGCGGGCGCCGAGCAGCTGGCGCAGAGCGGGCTTCGGGTACTCGCCATTGCGTATCGCGCGGATCCCGAGGGGGACGTGGAGGCGGGCCTCACGTTTCTCGGCCTCGTCGGGCTGATGGACCCGCCTCGCGCAGGCGTGAAAGAGGCGATTGTGTTGTGTCAGTGCGCCGGCATCGTCGTGGCCATGATCACAGGCGATCACCCCACGACCGCGACGGCGATCGCGAAAGAGATCGGCCTCTTTCGCACCGGCGATGTGACCATGACCGGGGCGGAGCTCGACGCGCTGTCCGACGACGAGTTCCGATCACGTGTGGAACCCGCGCGCATCTTCGCTCAAACAAGCCCCGAGCAGAAGCTTCGCATCGTGCGAGCCTTCAAGGCACTGGGGCACGTTGTCGCGATGACGGGCGACGGAGTGAACGACGCGCCGGCGCTGCGCGAGGCCCACATCGGCGTGGCCATGGGCCTGGGCGGCACCGACGTGGCGCGACAGGCGGCCGACATCGTGCTCGCCGATGACGACTTCTCTACCATCGTTCACGCCATCCGTGAGGGGCGGGTCATCTATCGCAACATCCAGAAGTTCATCTTCTTCCTTCTCTCGGCGAACGCAGGGCTTTCCGGGGCCGTCTTTCTCGCGGCCATCATCTCCGACTGGCCTCCGTTCACCCCCCTGATGCTTCTCTGGGTCAACCTGGTGACCAACGGCCTTCCCGCGCTCGCGCTCGGCATCGATCCAACGAAGGAGGACGTGATGACGACGGCGCCCCGTGCGCTTGGCCAGCCGCTCCTCCTCACCAAGGACTGGGTGGCCATCGGCGTGGTCGGCGTGCTGATGACCGCGACCAGCGCGCTCTTTCATGTGCACCCTTCGTCGCCACCCGAGCTCATGCTGCGCGCGCGCGCGCTGGGATTCACCTACCTTGCCCTGGGCGCGCTTCTCCATGCGTTCAGCTGCAGTTCCGCAGGCTCGGTGGTCTTCAAGCTGAGCGTGTTCAAGAGGCCGCTAACGATCGCAATCGTCGTGAGTGCGGCGGTCCACGCCGTCGCCGTGCTCGTCCCGCCGCTGAGACCTGTCTTCAAGACGTACCCCTTGGATTGGGCCGACGTGGCGAAGCTCTCCGTCGCGTGTCTGGCGGTCGTTCCGGCGTTCGAGCTCTGGAAGTGGCTAGCGAGAATACGCGCCAGGAGCACGCCGTCGCTCGCGGCGCAGGGATCGTGA
- a CDS encoding HAD-IIB family hydrolase, which produces MDGTLAESKASLDAEMATLLGALLRVVKVAVISGGGWPQFETQLLSQLSHDERLKDLSLLPTCGTQFFQYASGWTLLYAENFSDEEKEKIVHSLKEAIESSDLRIETTWGEQIEDRGSQITFSALGQQAPIEEKEKWDPDFAKRKKMQARLEHLVPGFSVRLGGTTSVDVTKLGIDKGYGMRKLRDTLGIGLHEMLFIGDALFPGGNDYPAKEAGVESIQVRDPNEAKRVIEAILACVGRVRHGRLREDEAR; this is translated from the coding sequence CTGGACGGCACGCTTGCTGAAAGCAAAGCATCTCTCGATGCCGAGATGGCCACGCTACTCGGTGCTCTGCTGCGCGTTGTAAAGGTGGCCGTCATATCCGGCGGGGGCTGGCCACAGTTCGAGACGCAACTGCTTTCCCAGTTGTCTCACGACGAGCGCCTGAAGGATCTGTCGCTCCTTCCTACGTGTGGAACGCAGTTTTTCCAGTACGCCTCGGGCTGGACACTGCTTTACGCGGAAAACTTCTCCGACGAGGAGAAGGAGAAAATTGTCCATTCATTGAAAGAAGCGATCGAGTCGTCGGACCTTCGGATCGAAACCACGTGGGGAGAGCAGATCGAAGATCGGGGAAGCCAGATCACGTTCTCCGCGCTGGGGCAGCAGGCTCCCATCGAAGAAAAGGAGAAATGGGACCCTGACTTCGCCAAGCGCAAGAAGATGCAGGCCCGTCTCGAGCACCTTGTCCCAGGGTTTTCTGTGCGCCTGGGCGGCACGACCTCTGTCGATGTCACGAAGCTTGGCATCGACAAGGGCTACGGCATGCGAAAGCTCCGAGACACTCTTGGAATTGGGCTCCATGAAATGCTTTTCATCGGGGATGCCTTGTTCCCTGGTGGAAATGACTATCCGGCGAAGGAAGCAGGCGTCGAGTCGATCCAGGTCAGGGATCCCAACGAGGCGAAGCGAGTGATTGAAGCGATCCTCGCGTGTGTGGGGCGCGTCCGACACGGAAGGCTCCGCGAGGACGAGGCGCGATGA
- a CDS encoding heavy metal translocating P-type ATPase, producing the protein MKTSVIEVHAMLSVLSVDEVEKRVGEVPGVESVTVNWAAGTATVRYDETRLEIADIKSAVRQRGNESAPPGPESAGDGHGGRSTQGAPVATAASVVPNPHAVAPVAAGAASAGSAEQDKATPGATPSEPAPPKPSPPAAPAPSAPAAAVGAPAAAAGKGHEGHGAPSAQPAMSADMAHDMGHGGKDLPAMVRDMRNRFLVCLVFTVPIFIYAPMGGFFKPPAPPFGLELNLWLFFLASAAILYPSWPFFVSAWRALIKGTLGMSALIVLSVGTGYLFSVGTTFFFKRGGQFFEAAAVLLVFILLGHWLEMRARAGASSAIKALMNLTPAKASVIRDGAEIEVPTAEVVAGEIVVIRPGGKIPVDGMVETGESLVDESMLTGESMPVQKGPGATVIGATINKSGSFRYKATKVGADSTLAQIVKLVQDAQNSKAPAQLLADKAAQWLVIAAIVIGLATFAVWFWLIGQPLLFAVTMTITVFVIACPDALGLATPMAVMVSTGLGAANGILFKNASALEDATRLNVIVFDKTGTLTVGQPEVVEIVTADGVTEDVLLAAAAAVEQGSDHPLAQAILRRATNLTVAAPTGFESLDGMGARAETADGTVFLGNRLLMDTQKLTLGPLEADAARLQGDGRTVVHVSQASRVIGLIAIADAIRPSSKAAVAKLRERKIEVVMLTGDNAATAKRIAADLGIERVLADVLPAQKADKVKELQATGKKVGMVGDGVNDAPALTQANVGFAIGAGTDVAMESADVVLMKSDPYDIVAAIELSRATVRKMHQNLWWAVGYNVVAFPLAAGVLFPFVLSPEVAALSMSGSTLLVAINALMLKRTKLAGMHKAAKNVAPSTTGRGGSVPSKQPKVSSGPDERGAVEAVPATAAPQGR; encoded by the coding sequence ATGAAAACGAGCGTTATCGAAGTGCACGCCATGCTGTCGGTATTGAGCGTGGACGAAGTGGAGAAGCGGGTTGGTGAGGTGCCCGGCGTCGAGAGCGTGACGGTGAATTGGGCTGCTGGAACTGCCACCGTGCGCTACGACGAAACCCGGCTCGAGATCGCCGATATCAAGTCGGCCGTGCGCCAACGCGGGAATGAGTCGGCCCCGCCCGGCCCCGAATCGGCGGGCGACGGTCACGGAGGCCGCTCAACGCAGGGCGCGCCGGTTGCAACCGCCGCGTCCGTCGTGCCGAACCCGCACGCGGTCGCACCTGTCGCCGCCGGCGCCGCTTCCGCCGGCAGCGCAGAACAAGACAAAGCGACGCCGGGGGCGACGCCTTCGGAGCCCGCCCCACCAAAACCTTCGCCGCCTGCCGCACCCGCGCCCTCAGCCCCGGCCGCCGCTGTCGGCGCGCCCGCGGCTGCCGCAGGCAAAGGCCACGAAGGTCACGGAGCGCCGAGCGCGCAGCCCGCCATGTCGGCGGACATGGCCCACGACATGGGGCATGGCGGCAAGGACCTGCCCGCGATGGTCCGGGACATGCGCAACCGGTTTCTGGTCTGCCTGGTCTTCACCGTGCCGATCTTCATCTACGCGCCCATGGGAGGCTTCTTCAAGCCGCCGGCCCCGCCGTTCGGACTGGAGCTCAACCTGTGGCTGTTCTTCCTCGCGAGCGCCGCGATTCTCTATCCGAGCTGGCCGTTCTTCGTCTCGGCCTGGCGCGCGCTCATCAAGGGCACTTTGGGCATGTCGGCGTTGATCGTCCTGAGCGTCGGCACCGGGTATCTCTTCAGTGTCGGCACCACTTTCTTTTTCAAGCGGGGCGGGCAGTTTTTCGAAGCCGCGGCAGTCCTGCTTGTCTTCATTCTGCTCGGGCACTGGCTGGAAATGCGTGCGCGGGCGGGTGCGTCGTCGGCCATCAAGGCGCTGATGAATCTCACGCCCGCGAAGGCCTCCGTTATTCGCGACGGCGCCGAGATTGAAGTTCCGACGGCGGAAGTGGTAGCGGGCGAGATTGTGGTGATCCGGCCCGGTGGCAAGATCCCGGTCGATGGCATGGTGGAGACCGGCGAATCACTGGTCGACGAGTCCATGCTCACCGGCGAGTCGATGCCGGTGCAGAAGGGGCCGGGCGCCACGGTGATCGGCGCGACCATCAACAAGAGCGGCAGCTTTCGCTACAAGGCGACCAAGGTTGGGGCCGACTCGACGCTCGCGCAGATCGTAAAACTGGTGCAGGACGCTCAGAACTCGAAGGCACCGGCGCAGCTCCTGGCGGACAAAGCGGCTCAATGGCTGGTGATCGCCGCCATCGTGATCGGTCTTGCGACCTTTGCAGTGTGGTTCTGGCTGATCGGACAGCCGCTGCTGTTCGCGGTGACCATGACCATCACCGTCTTTGTGATCGCCTGCCCGGATGCGTTGGGACTCGCGACGCCGATGGCGGTCATGGTGAGTACCGGCTTGGGCGCAGCGAACGGCATTCTGTTCAAGAACGCCTCGGCGCTCGAAGACGCGACCAGGCTCAACGTCATCGTCTTCGACAAGACCGGCACGCTCACGGTCGGCCAGCCGGAGGTCGTGGAGATCGTGACGGCGGACGGGGTCACCGAAGACGTCCTGTTGGCAGCCGCGGCCGCCGTAGAGCAGGGCTCCGACCATCCGCTGGCGCAGGCGATCCTTCGCCGGGCGACCAACCTCACCGTCGCGGCACCGACAGGATTCGAGAGCCTCGACGGCATGGGGGCACGCGCCGAAACCGCTGACGGAACGGTTTTCCTCGGCAACCGGCTGCTCATGGATACGCAAAAGCTCACTCTCGGTCCACTCGAAGCAGACGCCGCGCGCCTGCAGGGGGACGGGCGCACCGTCGTTCATGTGTCTCAGGCCTCTCGAGTGATCGGACTCATCGCCATCGCCGATGCGATCAGGCCGAGCTCGAAGGCGGCGGTGGCAAAGCTGCGCGAACGCAAGATCGAAGTCGTGATGTTGACTGGTGACAACGCGGCCACGGCCAAGCGTATCGCAGCCGATCTCGGCATCGAGAGGGTGTTGGCGGACGTGCTGCCGGCCCAGAAGGCCGACAAGGTGAAAGAGCTGCAAGCCACGGGGAAAAAGGTCGGGATGGTAGGCGATGGTGTCAACGACGCGCCCGCGCTGACCCAGGCCAACGTGGGGTTCGCCATCGGCGCCGGCACTGACGTCGCGATGGAGAGCGCTGATGTCGTGCTGATGAAGAGCGACCCCTACGACATCGTCGCTGCGATCGAACTGTCGCGCGCAACGGTGCGCAAGATGCACCAGAATCTCTGGTGGGCGGTGGGCTACAACGTGGTCGCGTTCCCGCTCGCCGCGGGCGTCTTGTTCCCATTCGTACTCAGCCCGGAGGTCGCAGCGCTGTCGATGTCCGGTAGTACGCTCTTGGTGGCGATCAATGCGCTGATGCTGAAGCGCACCAAGCTGGCAGGCATGCATAAGGCCGCCAAGAACGTCGCGCCCTCGACCACCGGGCGTGGTGGGTCCGTGCCCTCAAAGCAACCCAAGGTTTCTTCGGGACCCGACGAGAGAGGCGCTGTCGAGGCGGTACCCGCAACCGCAGCGCCACAAGGGAGATAG